Proteins encoded within one genomic window of Verrucomicrobiia bacterium:
- a CDS encoding BlaI/MecI/CopY family transcriptional regulator translates to MPRKKSRTLTDAELRIMEVIWKQGSATVGEVAEALSGKDGSAYTTILTLMGILRTKGYLSCRKDGRVQVFTPRVDRAAAARKAVQQLLKKFFAGSPGELVLSFLRTDELSLEELEELKRRIQDTPDSRP, encoded by the coding sequence ATGCCCCGCAAGAAATCCAGGACGCTGACCGACGCCGAGCTTCGCATCATGGAGGTGATCTGGAAGCAGGGGTCCGCCACGGTCGGGGAGGTGGCCGAGGCGTTGTCAGGCAAGGACGGCTCGGCCTACACGACGATCCTTACGCTGATGGGCATTCTGCGGACCAAGGGATACCTGTCCTGCCGCAAGGACGGCCGGGTGCAGGTGTTCACGCCGCGTGTGGACCGTGCCGCGGCGGCACGCAAGGCCGTCCAGCAGCTCCTGAAGAAGTTTTTTGCCGGATCGCCCGGGGAGCTGGTGTTGAGCTTTCTGCGGACCGACGAGCTCAGTCTGGAGGAACTTGAGGAGCTCAAGCGACGGATCCAGGACACCCCCGATTCCCGGCCATGA